The DNA region CGGCGCAACGGCTGAAGCCGATGCCACGGCGGATGCCGTAGCCACCGCCGAGACTGCCGCATCGGCGGCTTGAGCCAGGCCGGAAGCGAACACCCCGATCATGGCCAGCAAAGCAAAGAACGTGTTCTTGAATATTTTCATTTGGAAGCCTCGCGCACGATTTCACTGACGATAGGATCGAAGGTCTGGTTCGCCTTGTAGACGTAAACCCCCGTGAGCACGCAGGATGCCAGGATCACACCGACGCCCATGAGCATGCCGAGCGGGATCACGCTGTCGGCCGCAATAGGCTGGGTGAGGACATCTGGGGCAAACGCGATCATCAGGGTAAAACCGAAATACATCACGCAAACCACCGCAGACAGTGTCCAGGCAAGCGTATCGCGCTGCCTGACCAGCTGAAGGTATTTCGGATTGCTCTGTATCTTGCTTGCAATCAATTCGGACATGACTTCCTCCCTCCGTAAACGACAATTATCAAAAACATCCAGCAAAACAATAAACTAACTCAGAATGGATTTCCCTCCACCCATTCGCGCTACCGCATATAAGGTTACGTCAGGAATCTTACGGTTAGCTTACATCGCGCAACCAGCGATGCGACTTTTCGAGACCGTACAAGCC from Sideroxyarcus emersonii includes:
- a CDS encoding DUF485 domain-containing protein, producing MSELIASKIQSNPKYLQLVRQRDTLAWTLSAVVCVMYFGFTLMIAFAPDVLTQPIAADSVIPLGMLMGVGVILASCVLTGVYVYKANQTFDPIVSEIVREASK